The proteins below are encoded in one region of Thermogemmatispora onikobensis:
- a CDS encoding branched-chain amino acid ABC transporter permease: MLALLQVLLSGLVTGSLYGLLALGIVLIYRTTGVLNFAYGALAATSTCLLYILLTGPRLPFWLAVLLSLLFALLLGAVVERAFARPLLAAPILTKAIATLALALVLQTLVQALWPQLTSPVHFPTPFEGHALRLGGLYLSLSDALALLTTGLLLIVLQLFLLRTRLGIAMRATADSLEAARLMGIPVGLIFLLVWILASLLAAVAGILIAARQTVIDVQFMDPVLLLAFIGAVLGGLDRLEGAVLGGLLVGLAENVLALLLAGHSLGALDLGNPGVREALIFAGFVLLLLLRPRGLFGGAALRRV; the protein is encoded by the coding sequence GTGCTTGCACTGCTCCAGGTCCTGCTGTCGGGGCTGGTCACCGGCAGCCTCTACGGCTTGCTGGCGCTGGGCATTGTTCTGATCTATCGCACGACGGGCGTGCTCAACTTCGCCTACGGAGCGCTGGCTGCCACCTCGACCTGCTTACTGTATATCCTGCTGACGGGGCCGCGGCTTCCCTTCTGGCTGGCCGTCCTGCTCAGCCTGCTCTTTGCCCTCCTGCTTGGCGCCGTCGTTGAGCGCGCCTTTGCACGTCCGCTGCTGGCGGCCCCTATTCTCACCAAGGCCATTGCTACCCTCGCTTTAGCCCTGGTGCTGCAGACGCTCGTTCAGGCGCTCTGGCCGCAACTGACCTCGCCGGTGCACTTCCCAACTCCTTTCGAGGGCCACGCCCTGCGTCTCGGCGGCCTCTATCTCTCGCTGAGCGATGCTCTGGCGCTCCTGACGACGGGCCTGCTGCTCATCGTGTTGCAGCTCTTTCTGCTGCGCACGCGCCTGGGTATTGCCATGCGAGCGACCGCTGATAGTCTCGAGGCGGCGCGGCTGATGGGCATTCCCGTGGGGCTGATCTTCCTGCTCGTCTGGATACTGGCCAGCCTTCTGGCTGCCGTTGCCGGCATCCTGATCGCCGCCCGGCAGACCGTGATCGACGTGCAGTTCATGGACCCGGTGCTCTTACTGGCCTTTATCGGCGCCGTGCTGGGCGGCCTCGACCGTCTGGAGGGGGCGGTACTCGGCGGTCTGCTCGTGGGTCTGGCGGAGAATGTGCTGGCTCTGCTGCTGGCCGGCCACAGCCTGGGCGCCCTGGACCTGGGCAATCCGGGCGTCCGTGAGGCCCTGATCTTCGCCGGCTTTGTGCTCTTGCTGCTGCTGCGTCCCCGCGGACTCTTTGGCGGGGCCGCCCTGCGGCGTGTCTAG
- a CDS encoding branched-chain amino acid ABC transporter permease → MKRMVLPLKRGRVGQPSPSEALSLAASERSDRAPGRARLGWPRATASLLALIALVMLPSLFDLLFGDSAEFQLHRVTLILILAIAALAQNLLTGYAAQPSLGNAAFFGVSAYLLAWLNGDLQQPYWLAVLVALLACALLGLIVGGPALSVSGAHLAIATLGLVVLTGSLLTLWDTSAGRQSYELTALPEALGDDRVLYYLVLVLTALIFFCAFHLLRSRIGRAWIALRDSEVAAAACGVALTRYKLLAFVVSAVLTGLAGVLYATWGTTATASMSSVDQTIAFLTMIVVGGAGSLSGSLLGALFVGLVPLLLGELPDPLTLGPLQLPIATLTTGIYGVLLLLALIFFPGGLSAVFSRGGRLAQGEGGKP, encoded by the coding sequence ATGAAACGGATGGTCTTGCCGCTCAAGAGAGGCCGGGTCGGGCAGCCCTCCCCCAGCGAAGCGCTGTCTCTGGCTGCGAGCGAACGGTCAGACAGGGCGCCAGGGAGAGCGCGCCTCGGCTGGCCGCGAGCGACGGCGTCGCTCCTGGCGCTCATCGCCCTGGTCATGCTGCCATCGCTCTTCGACCTGCTCTTTGGCGACAGCGCCGAGTTCCAGCTGCACCGTGTCACGTTGATCCTGATCCTGGCGATCGCCGCCCTGGCCCAGAACCTGCTTACCGGCTATGCTGCCCAGCCATCGCTGGGTAACGCTGCCTTCTTCGGCGTCAGCGCCTATCTACTGGCCTGGCTGAATGGCGACCTGCAGCAGCCCTACTGGCTGGCGGTGCTGGTTGCTCTCCTGGCCTGTGCCCTCCTTGGCCTGATCGTCGGCGGCCCGGCCCTCAGCGTCTCGGGGGCCCATCTGGCCATCGCCACCCTGGGCCTGGTTGTCTTGACCGGTTCACTGCTGACGCTGTGGGATACCAGTGCGGGTCGCCAGAGCTACGAGCTGACGGCCCTGCCCGAGGCCCTGGGCGACGATCGCGTCCTCTATTATCTGGTGCTGGTTCTGACAGCGCTCATCTTCTTTTGTGCCTTCCACCTGCTGCGCTCGCGCATCGGGCGGGCCTGGATCGCTCTGCGCGACAGCGAGGTGGCGGCGGCGGCCTGTGGCGTGGCCCTGACGCGCTACAAGCTGTTAGCCTTTGTGGTCAGCGCGGTGCTGACCGGGCTGGCGGGCGTGCTCTATGCGACCTGGGGCACGACGGCCACGGCCAGTATGTCGAGCGTTGACCAGACCATCGCCTTTTTGACGATGATCGTCGTCGGCGGGGCCGGCTCCCTGTCCGGCTCCCTACTGGGGGCGCTCTTTGTGGGCCTTGTGCCGCTGCTCTTAGGCGAGCTACCTGATCCGCTGACGCTGGGGCCGCTGCAGCTCCCAATTGCCACACTGACCACGGGCATCTACGGCGTGCTGCTGCTGCTCGCCTTGATTTTCTTCCCCGGCGGCCTGAGCGCAGTCTTTAGCCGAGGCGGGCGCCTGGCTCAGGGAGAGGGAGGAAAGCCATGA
- a CDS encoding ABC transporter ATP-binding protein, protein MSAEWQTAAQEVRQRRPLLEVQGLTVRFGGLVAVADLDLRVEEGEIFALVGPNGAGKTTVLNCISGFVRPSSGSIRLAGQDLLALGAERRAALGIGRTFQNGQLFSSMTVLENLLVGRHSRLRAGLFQSLLPIGPARREETAARQRAREVLTWLGLESYADRLVATLPAGLQKLIGVARALAGEPRLLLLDEPAAGVPLREVAALAEQLRRWNAELGLTLLLIEHNMEVVQAVAQRVCVLNYGRKLAEGEPATVLREPAVLEAYLGREEEIGAREEWEVSDHAAG, encoded by the coding sequence ATGAGTGCTGAGTGGCAGACAGCTGCACAGGAGGTGCGCCAGCGCAGGCCCTTGCTGGAGGTGCAGGGGCTGACCGTGCGCTTTGGCGGCCTGGTAGCGGTGGCCGATCTTGATCTGCGTGTCGAGGAGGGCGAAATCTTTGCCCTGGTCGGCCCGAATGGGGCTGGCAAGACGACGGTTCTCAATTGCATCAGTGGCTTCGTCAGGCCGAGCAGCGGCAGCATTCGCCTGGCCGGGCAGGATCTACTCGCCCTGGGCGCGGAGCGCCGGGCAGCCCTCGGAATCGGGCGGACCTTTCAAAATGGACAGCTGTTCAGCAGCATGACGGTCCTGGAAAATCTACTGGTGGGGCGCCATAGCCGGCTGCGTGCTGGTCTCTTCCAGAGCCTGCTTCCCATTGGCCCGGCCAGGCGCGAAGAGACAGCCGCGCGTCAGCGGGCAAGGGAGGTCCTGACCTGGCTCGGGCTGGAGAGCTACGCCGATCGCCTGGTGGCCACGCTGCCGGCGGGCCTGCAAAAGCTGATTGGAGTAGCGCGGGCCCTGGCCGGAGAGCCACGCCTGCTCTTGCTGGATGAGCCGGCGGCGGGGGTCCCTCTGCGCGAAGTGGCGGCCCTGGCCGAGCAGCTGCGACGCTGGAATGCGGAGCTGGGTCTGACCCTGCTGCTGATTGAGCACAACATGGAGGTGGTCCAGGCGGTAGCGCAGCGCGTCTGTGTCCTCAACTACGGGCGCAAGCTGGCCGAAGGCGAGCCGGCGACGGTGCTGCGCGAGCCTGCCGTCCTGGAAGCCTA